A genomic segment from Hippoglossus stenolepis isolate QCI-W04-F060 chromosome 3, HSTE1.2, whole genome shotgun sequence encodes:
- the pcif1 gene encoding mRNA (2'-O-methyladenosine-N(6)-)-methyltransferase, whose product MSNDSQASVKGEATIILSPSGSTSSQGPPLSPSTTSKPPELPDELVQAGWSKCWSRRENRPYYFNRFTNQSLWEVPVLGQHDVISDPLGLNAAPAEGGDSNHGNGQRKRRSSEEQGAGPNSLKRAKVEPTTPISPSTPGLKPWSSAPEDKQAQSATPATLSLAPAPYRPAVIYWDLDIQTNAVIREHPSANHLPPHPEIELQRAQLVTKLRQHYHELCHQREGIDPPRESFNRWLLERKTIDKGHDPLLPSDCDPIISPSMFREVMNDIPIRLSRIKYKEEARKLLFKYAEAAKKMIDSRNASPESRKVVKWNAEDTMSWLRRDHSASKEDYMDRLEHLRQQCGPHVTAVAKDSVEGICSKIYQLSAEYSRRLRHTHLSLLQEPPTEACASPQQSRLVYCYPVRLAIASPPLPRVELHFENDVACLRFRGEMVKVNRGHFSKLELLYRYSCIDDPRFEKFLSRVWCLLKRYQEMFGSGANEGTGLQGALPVAVFEALNRQFGVSFECFASPLNCYFKQFSSAFPDIDGFFGSRGPFLSFSPVSGSFEANPPFCEEMMDAMVTHFEDLLDQSSEPLSFIVFVPEWRDPVTPALTRMEGSRFLRHQLSVPAYEHEYRSGSQHICNREEMSYRAVHGTAVLFLQNNAGFVKWAPTPERLAELTKAYRPSSARPSSLSSPGPANVAPGDKDSTPKASDRTQSSVTSPGSHDNNNNNNNDNSSSSSSSSPQDKMAAV is encoded by the exons ATGTCCAATGACAGCCAGGCATCAGTGAAGGGGGAGGCAACCATAATTCTGTCTCCCTCTGGCTCCACCTCCTCACAGGGACCGCCCCTGTCTCCGTCCACAACGTCCAAACCACCTGAGCTGCCAG atgAGCTGGTCCAGGCTGGATGGTCTAAGTGTTGGTCTCGGAGGGAGAACCGACCATATTATTTTAACAGGTTCACCAATCAGAGCCTGTGGGAGGTGCCGGTGCTCGGTCAGCATGACGTCATT TCCGATCCTTTAGGTCTGAATGCGGCTCCAGCAGAAGGTGGGGACAGTAACCATGGTAATggtcagaggaagaggaggagctctgAGGAGCAGGGGGCGGGGCCCAACAGCCTTAAACGAGCTAAG GTGGAGCCCACCACGCCCATCTCTCCCAGCACCCCCGGGCTCAAACCCTGGAGCTCTGCCCCTGAGGACAAACAGGCCCAATCAGCTACACCCGCAACTCTAAGTCTTGCCCCCGCCCCCTACAGACCAGCTGT GATCTACTGGGATCTGGACATCCAAACCAACGCTGTGATCAGAGAGCACCCCTCCGCCAATCACCTGCCCCCTCATCCTGAAATCGAGCTGCAGCGAGCTCAGCTCGTCACGAAGCTGAGACAACACTACCACGAGCTGTGTCACCAGAGAGAAG GTATTGATCCTCCTCGCGAGTCGTTTAATCGTTGGCTACTGGAGAGGAAAACGATTGACAAAGGTCATGACCCTTTACTGCCGAGTGACTGTGACCCCATCATCTCCCCGTCCATGTTCAGAGAGGTCATGAACGACATCCCCATCAg GTTGTCTCGTATTAAGTACAAAGAAGAAGCTCGCAAGCTGCTGTTCAAATACGCTGAGGCTGCCAAGAAGATGATCGACTCTAG GAATGCGAGTCCAGAGAGCAGGAAGGTGGTGAAGTGGAACGCTGAAGACACCATGAGCTGGCTGCGTCGAGATCACTCCGCCAGCAAAGAGGACTACATG gatcgTCTGGAACACCTGAGGCAGCAGTGTGGTCCTCACGTTACCGCCGTCGCCAAAGACTCCGTCGAAGGAATTTGCTCTAAGATCTATCAGCTGTCTGCAGAGTACAGCCGCcgcctgagacacacacacctgagtctgctgcaggagccacctacag aggCGTGTGCGTCCCCTCAGCAGTCGCGGCTTGTCTACTGTTACCCTGTGCGTCTGGCAATCGCCTCGCCGCCGCTCCCCCGGGTGGAACTGCACTTTGAAAACGACGTGGCGTGTTTGCGTTTCAGGGGAGAGATGGTCAAGGTCAACAGAGGTCACTTCAGCAAACTG gAGCTGTTGTACAGGTACAGCTGTATTGACGATCCTCGCTTTGAGAAGTTTCTGTCCAGAGTCTGGTGCCTCCTGAAGAGATACCAG gaGATGTTTGGCAGCGGTGCTAATGAGGGGACAGGCCTGCAGGGGGCACTGCCGGTGGCAGTGTTTGAAGCCTTGAACCGACAGTTTGGTGTTTCCTTCGAGTGCTTCGCCTCTCCGCTCAACTGCTACTTCAAACAGTTCTCCTCGGCTTTCCCCGATATTGACGGCTTCTTTGGATCTAGAGG gcccTTCCTGTCCTTCTCTCCAGTCAGTGGCTCGTTTGAAGCCAACCCTCCGTTCTGTGAAGAGATGATGGATGCAATGGTGACACACTTCGAG GACCTTCTGGATCAGTCCTCGGAGCCTCTGTCCTTCATCGTCTTTGTTCCTGAGTGGCGTGACCCCGTGACCCCGGCTCTGACTCGCATGGAGGGAAGTCGATTCCTCCGTCATCAGCTGAGTGTCCCCGCCTACGAGCATGAGTATCGATCTGGGAGTCAGCACATCTGCAATAG GGAGGAGATGTCGTACAGGGCGGTCCACGGTACTGCGGTTCTCTTCCTTCAGAATAACGCAGGTTTTGTGAAGTGGGCTCCAACTCCGGAGCGTCTGGCAGAGCTGACGAAGGCGTACCGCCCCTCCTCCGCTCGcccctcctccctgtcttcTCCAGGCCCTGCCAACGTTGCTCCAGGAGACAAAGACTCCACCCCCAAGGCCTCTGATAGGACGCAGAGCAGTGTGACGTCACCAGGGAgccatgacaacaacaacaacaacaacaacgacaacagtagcagcagtagcagcagtagtCCTCAGGACAAGATGGCTGCCGTGTAG
- the LOC118104410 gene encoding deoxynucleotidyltransferase terminal-interacting protein 1, protein MGAHRSEGGRDWLQQDGQEQLEQTPKPWNVMIKHRQIHRRGRRSHMTVSYTDPQVSMDLLRAVLQPSFNDDIMAVFRKYQKFFEKAAQNVKVNVGDDVQTDQLIKEACRNVLEHAKQLFPEGEVKKVRSEIAIKRTRPADDDCSQRGSPLLKKRKTRPSAALVSSDRPLTFTSQAKPKPDSIKREGPKWDPSRLNDSSTFVLGSRANKALGMGGTRGRIYIKHSDLFKFAADAQDKQWLAERHHMRATGGKMAYLLIEEDIQDLSRSDEYKDCPDVRMDEMKPFSVPSWMIDKMKRAMEAQRDADL, encoded by the exons ATGGGAGCCCACCGCAGCGAGGGAGGCCGGGACTGGCTGCAGCAGGACGGacaggagcagctggagcagacCCCG aaacCGTGGAACGTGAtgatcaaacacagacagattcaCAGACGAGGACGACGCTCGCACATGACTGTCAG ctacaCAGATCCTCAGGTGTCCATGGACCTGTTGAGGGCGGTGCTTCAGCCCAGCTTCAATGATGACATCATGGCTGTGTTCAGGAAGTaccagaag ttcttTGAGAAAGCTGCTCAGAACGTGAAGGTGAATGTAGGTGATGACGTTcagactgatcagctgatcaaagAGGCCTGCAGGAACGTTCTAGAACAT GCCAAACAGCTCTTTCCAGAGGGGGAGGTGAAGAAAGTTCGGTCAGAGATCGCAATCAAG AGAACCAGACCTGCTGACGACGACTGCAGTCAAAGAGGAAGTCCCCTGCTCAAGAAG agaaaAACCCGTCCCAGTGCCGCGCTCGTCTCGTCTgatcgacctctgaccttcaccTCTCA AGCGAAGCCGAAGCCTGATTCCATCAAGAGAGAAGGACCGAAG TGGGATCCGTCCAGACTCAATGATAGCAGCACGTTTGTTCTTGGCTCCAGAGCAAACAA GGCGCTGGGGATGGGCGGGACCAGAGGACGAATCTACATCAAACACTCCGACCTGTTCAAG tttgctGCAGATGCACAGGATAAGCAGTGGTTGGCAGAGCGACATCACATGAGAGCGACAGGAGGAAAGATG gCCTACCTGCTGATCGAAGAAGACATCCAGGATCTGTCCCGCAGCGACGAGTACAA ggactGTCCTGACGTCAGGATGGACGAGATGAAGCCGTTCTCAGTTCCTTCGTGGATGATTGACAAGATGAAGAGAGCCATGGAGGCTCAGAGAGatgctgacctctga